A DNA window from Hypanus sabinus isolate sHypSab1 chromosome Y unlocalized genomic scaffold, sHypSab1.hap1 SUPER_Y_unloc_8, whole genome shotgun sequence contains the following coding sequences:
- the LOC132386032 gene encoding citrate synthase, mitochondrial-like gives MNLKEVLADLIPKEQSRIKAFKQQHGKTIIGQISIDMVYGGMRGMKGLVYETSVLDPEEGIRFRGYSIPECQKLLTKAAGGEEPLPEGLFWLLMTGEIPTKEQVTDL, from the exons ATG AATCTGAAGGAAGTTCTTGCTGACCTTATCCCCAAGGAACAGTCCAGGATCAAGGCGTTCAAACAGCAGCATGGCAAAACAATCATCGGGCAGATTAGCATTGACATG GTGTATGGTGGCATGAGAGGAATGAAGGGCTTGGTGTACGAGACATCAGTACTGGATCCGGAGGAG GGCATTCGTTTCCGTGGCTACAGCATCCCTGAGTGCCAGAAGCTTctgaccaaagctgcaggaggagAGGAGCCCCTTCCTGAAGGCCTGTTCTGGTTGCTCATGACTGGAGAGATCCCCACAAAGGAACAGGTAACAGATTTGTGA